The Dyadobacter sandarakinus DNA window AACTGGTATTGGTAGGCAAAAACCTGCCGCACGGCTGGCTGACGCATAATTATAGATGGGATGACGGTATGCCCGAAGTGTACGAAATCACTGTCCAGTTTCACCAGGATTTGTTTGATGATAAATTTCTGAGAAGAAATCAGCTGTTTTTCCTGCGCTCCCTGCTTGAAAAATCGGGACGCGGGATCGCATTTTCGCATGATACCATCGACCGTATTGTTCCCCGCCTGAAATCGCTGGTTGAGAAAAGCGGCTTTGATTCGATCCTGGAACTGATGTCGATCCTGCACGACCTGTCGGTTTCGCGTAACATGCGTATACTCAGCAACGGAACCTTTACGGAGGACCAGATTAACTTCAACAGCCGGCGCATTGAGCGGGTATTTGCGCATATGCGCGAGAACTATGACAAGGAGGTGAATCTTGAAATTGTGTCGAGGCTTGCGGGAATGTCCGAAGTTTCATTCAGCCGCTTTATCAAGAAAAGAACAGGCAAAACCTTTATCGAGAGCCTGAATGAGATCAGGCTGGGACACGCTTCGCGTTCTCTGATCAATACTTCCCATACCATTTCGGAGATTGCATATAAGTGCGGCTTTAACAACTTGTCCTATTTTAACCGCATCTTCAAAAATAAGAACGGATGCACGCCCAAGGAATTCAGGGATAATTACTCCGGTACCCGCACATTCATATAAAAAAAACAGCCCGAAC harbors:
- a CDS encoding AraC family transcriptional regulator — its product is MNQVYREITPLTQYDCFTIFARKKTIFDFPIHNHEEYELNLILGGKGVKRIVGDHTEIIDGAELVLVGKNLPHGWLTHNYRWDDGMPEVYEITVQFHQDLFDDKFLRRNQLFFLRSLLEKSGRGIAFSHDTIDRIVPRLKSLVEKSGFDSILELMSILHDLSVSRNMRILSNGTFTEDQINFNSRRIERVFAHMRENYDKEVNLEIVSRLAGMSEVSFSRFIKKRTGKTFIESLNEIRLGHASRSLINTSHTISEIAYKCGFNNLSYFNRIFKNKNGCTPKEFRDNYSGTRTFI